One Serinus canaria isolate serCan28SL12 chromosome Z, serCan2020, whole genome shotgun sequence DNA window includes the following coding sequences:
- the ST8SIA3 gene encoding sia-alpha-2,3-Gal-beta-1,4-GlcNAc-R:alpha 2,8-sialyltransferase: MRSCKMVRVASVLGLVMLSVALLILSLISYVSLKKDNIFGAPRAAGPRMYMFHAGFRSQFALKFLDPSFVPLTNSLGQELQDKPSKWVFNRSAFAHQRQEILQHVDVIKNFSLIKSSVRIGQLMHYDYSSHKYVFSISNNFRSLLPDVSPILNKHYNICAVVGNSGILTGSQCGQEIDKSDFVFRCNFAPTEAFQKDVGRKTNLTTFNPSILEKYYNNLLTIQDRNNFFLSLKKLDGAILWIPAFFFHTSATVTRTLVDFFVEHRGQLKVQLAWPGNIMQHVNRYWRNKHLSPKRLSTGILMYTLASAICDEIHLYGFWPFAFDPNTREDLPYHYYDKKGTKFTTKWQESHQLPAEFQLLYRMHGEGLAKLTLSHCA, from the exons ATGCGGAGCTGCAAGATGGTGCGGGTGGCCAGCGTGCTGGGGCTCGTCATGCTCAGCGTGGCGCTGCTCATCCTGTCCCTCATCAGCTACGTCTCGCTCAAGAAGGACAACATCTTCGGggcgccccgcgccgccgggCCCCGCATGTACATGTTCCACGCGGGATTCCG GTCTCAGTTTGCACTGAAGTTCCTGGACCCCTCGTTCGTCCCCCTCACCAACTCCCTGGGCCAAGAGCTGCAGGACAAGCCCTCCAAATGGGTCTTCAACAGGAGCGCCTTCGCCCACCAGAG GCAAGAAATCCTTCAGCATGTTGATGTCATCAAAAACTTTTCTCTGATCAAGAGCAGCGTTCGGATCGGGCAGCTGATGCACTACGATTACTCCAGCCATAAGTATGTTTTCTCCATCAGCAATAACTTCAGGTCTCTGCTTCCTGACGTGTCTCCCATCTTGAACAAGCACTACAACATCTGCGCCGTGGTCGGCAACAGCGGGATCCTGACCGGGAGCCAGTGCGGGCAGGAAATTGATAAATCGGATTTTGTCTTTCGGTGCAACTTTGCTCCAACCGAGGCTTTCCAGAAAGATGTTGGAAGGAAAACCAACCTTACCACCTTCAACCCCAGCATCCTGGAGAAGTATTACAACAACCTCTTGACCATTCAGGATCGCAACAACTTCTTTTTAAGTTTGAAAAAGCTCGATGGGGCCATCCTTTGGATCCCCGCTTTTTTCTTCCACACGTCGGCGACAGTCACAAGAACGCTGGTTGACTTCTTTGTTGAGCACAGAGGGCAGCTAAAGGTCCAGCTGGCTTGGCCAGGAAATATCATGCAGCACGTTAACAG GTACTGGAGGAACAAGCACCTGTCCCCGAAGCGGCTGAGCACAGGTATCCTCATGTACACCCTGGCTTCGGCCATCTGCGACGAGATCCACCTCTACGGGTTCTGGCCCTTCGCCTTCGACCCCAACACGCGGGAGGACCTGCCGTACCACTACTACGACAAGAAGGGAACCAAGTTCACCACCAAGTGGCAGGAGTCCcaccagctgcctgcagagttCCAGCTGCTCTACAGGATGCACGGTGAAGGACTGGCCAAACTCACCTTGTCGCATTGTGCCTAA